GCGCTCGGTGCGATGCAGCAGCTGCAGGAGTGGGCCGCGGCCCGCCGCGCCAAGGGCGGCGCGCCGATCAAGGTGCGCGTCGTCAAGGGCGCCAACCTCGCGATGGAGGAGGTCGACTCGGCGGTGCACGGCTGGCCGCTCGCGACCTACGGCACCAAGCAGGACTCCGACACGAACTACAAGCGCGTGCTCGACTGGTCGATGACCCCGGAGCGGATGGATGCCGTGCGCATCGGCGTCGCCGGACACAACCTGTTCGACATCGCCTACACCTGGCTGCTGGCTCAGGAGCGCGGAGTGACCCACGCGGTCGAGTACGAGATGCTCCTCGGCATGGCGACCGGGCAGGCCGAGGCCGTGCGCAAGGACGTCGGTCGCCTGCTGCTGTACACCCCCGTCGTGAACCCGGCCGAGTTCGACGTGGCGATCGCCTACCTCGTGCGCCGCCTCGAAGAGAACGCGAGCCCCGAGAACTTCATGTCCGCCGTGTTCGAGCTGGCCTCGGACCCCACCCTGCTGGCCCGCGAACGCGAGCGCTTCGAGCGCTCGCTCGCAGGCCTCGAGGCCGACCGGTCGGTGCCCTCGTCGCACCGGGTGCAGAACCGTGCGGACGAGAGCACCGCGCGGGCGGATGCCGTCACCACCGGCTTCGCCAACCAGGCCGACAGCGACCCTGCGATCGCGGCGAACCGCGCCTGGGGGCGCGAGATCCTGCAGCGGTCGGTCGACTCGACGCTCGGGCTCGACGCCATCGCGCGCGCCAGGGTCGAGACGGCCGATGCGCTCGACGGGGTCTTCGCCGCCGCATCCGCCGCCGCTGCGACGTGGGCGGCCCTGCCGGCCGCCGAGCGCGCCGCCGTGCTACACCGGGCGGGCGACGAGCTCGCCGCCCGCCGCGGACAGCTGATCGAGATCATGGCGCACGAGGCCGGCAAGACCATCGCCGAGGCCGACCCCGAGGTCTCGGAGGCCATCGACTTCGCGCACTACTACGCCGAGCGCGCGCTCGAGCTCGAGGCCGTCACGGGCGCCGAGTTCGTGCCCTCGAAGATCACCGTGGTCACCCCACCGTGGAACTTCCCGGTCGCGATCCCCGCGGGCGGCGTGCTCGCCGGTCTCGCCTCGGGCTCGGGCGTCGTCATCAAGCCCGCCAAGCTCACCCAGCGCTGCGGCGCGGTCATGGTCGAGGCGCTGTGGGCCGCCGGTGTGCCCCGCGACCTGCTCGCACTCGTCGACCTCGCGAACCGCGACCTCGGCACCCGCCTGGTCGCGAGCCCCGAGGTAGACCGGGTGATCCTCACGGGCGCCTACGAGACCGCGCAGCTGTTCCGCTCGTTCCGATCCGATCTGCCGCTGCTCGCCGAGACGAGCGGCAAGAACGCGATCATCGTCACGCCGTCGGCCGACCTCGACCTCGCCGCCGCCGATGTCGCGCGCAGCGCCTTCGGCCACGCCGGACAGAAGTGCTCGGCGGCGTCGCTCGCGATCCTCGTCGGGTCGGTCGCCGACTCGCGGCGCTTCGAGCGTCAGCTCGTCGACGCCGTGACCTCGATGCGCGTGGGGCTGCCCGACGACCCCGCGACGCAGATGGGGCCGATCATCGAGCCGGCGAACGGCAAGCTGCTGACCGCGCTCACGACGCTGGAGAAGGGCGAGCGCTGGCTCGTCGAGCCGAAGAAGCTCGACGACGAGGGGATGCAGTGGACCCCCGGAGTCAAGATCGGCGTCGCTCCGGGGTCGACCACGCACCTGACCGAGTTCTTCGGACCCGTGCTCGGCATCATGCGCGCGAAGGACCTCGACGAGGCCATCCGCCTGCAGAACGCCGTGGACTACGGCCTCACCGCCGGCATCCACTCTCTCGATTCCGACGAGGTCGCCACCTGGCTCGACCGTGTCGAGGCGGGCAACCTCTACGTCAACCGCGGCATCACCGGCGCCATCGTGCAGCGGCAGCCGTTCGGCGGCTGGAAGCGGTCCGCCGTCGGCGCCGGCGCCAAGGCCGGCGGACCCAACTACCTGTTCGGCCTCGGCGACTGGCGTCCCGCCGAACTCCCCGCCGCCGCGGCGGGCGCCGCCCTCACCCCGGTCGTAGACAGTGTGCTCACGGCTGCGGCGAGCGACCTCGACGCGGTCGAGATCGAGTGGCTGCACCGCGCCGCCGCGGCGGACGAGCAGGCCTGGACCTCGGAGTTCGGCATCGTCAGCGACAAGTCGGGCCTCGGTGTGGAGCGCAACGTGTTCCGCTACCGTCCGGTCGCCGCCGACGTGCGCATCGGCGAGGCGGCCCCGCTCGTCGACGGCCTGCGCGTGATCGTCGCGGCCCTGCGCAGCGGCAGCCCGTTCACGGTGTCGGCATCCGCTCTGCCCTCCCGGGTCGAGAAGGCGCTGCGTGCGCACGGGGTGACCGTGAAGCACGAGAAGGATGCGGCGTGGGTGGCCCGCTTCGCGAAGGCGGCGGCGAAGGCCGAGCACAGCTGGCAGCGGGTGCGTCTGGTCGGCGGCGATGCGTCGGCGCTGTTCGAGGCGCTCGGCGGCACTCCGGACGTCGCCGTCTGGTCGCACGCCGTCACGGGCGCCGGCCGGGTCGAGATGCTGCCGTTCCTGCACGAGCAGGCCGTGTCGATCACGAACCACCGGTTCGGCAACCCCACGACGCTGTCCGACGGCCTGATCTGACCGGTCCTGCCGGTCTGAGTGGCTCTGTCGGTATGGCCGGTTCTTCTGCTGATCCGGCCGGTCGTGCTCACCCGCGTCGTCGGTAGGTGATGGCGGGGCGTCCTCCCTCATCGAGGGCGACCTCCGCCGTCACCTCGTAGACGGTCCGGATCAGCTCGGCCGTCAGCACCTCCGTCGGCGTGCCCGCGGCCACCACGCGTCCCTCGCGCAGCACCACGATGACGTCGCAGTACATCGCCGCGAGGTTGAGGTCGTGCAGGGCGATGACGGTGGTCATCGGCAACGCGCACACCAGGTCGAGCAGTTCGAGCTGGTGTCGGATGTCGAGGTGGTTCGTCGGTTCGTCGAGGAGCAGCTCGCGTGGCTCCTGCGCGAGGGCACGGGCGATCTGCGCGCGCTGGCGCTCGCCGCCGGAGAGGGTGTGCCAGAGGCGGTCGGCCTGCCGCAGCAGGCCGACGTGGGCGAGCGCCCGGTCCACCGCGGCCTCGTCGGCGGAGGTCGCGCCGCCCAGGGGCGAGCGATGGGGGATGCGGCCGAGGCGAGCGACATCGCGGACCGTGATGTCGACGTCGGTGTCCGCGTGCTGCGTCACGGACGCCACCGATCTCGCCACGCGGCGCCTCGGCACCTGGGCGAGGTCGGCCCCGTCGAGCGTGACGAGTCCGGAGGTCGGTCGCACCAGGCCGTGCAGCAGGCGCAGCAGCGACGACTTGCCCGAGCCGTTCGGTCCGAGGAGGCCGACGGTCTGTCCGGGTTCCGGGTGCAGTGTCACCCCGTCGACGACGAGGGTGCCGCCACGGTTCCACGACACGTTCTCGGCGCGGAGGGTCATGCGCGCCTCCTCCTTCGCGCCAGCAGGGCGATGAACACCGGGACGCCCACGAGTGCCGTCCCGACACCGACGGGAAGCGGTGTGGGCGAGAACGCGACGCGAGCCCCGGCGTCGACCCACACCATGAAGACGGCCCCGATGATCGCCGTGGCCGGGATCAGGCGCGAGTGGCGGGCGCCGGCGACCAGACGTGCGGCGTGGGGGAGCACGAGGCCGACGAATCCGATCGCTCCGGCGATGCTCACCAGCGTCGCGGTGATGAGCGCGGTCGTCACGAGCAGGACCGCCCGGGTCCTGGCCACGTGGATGCCGAGTGACGCCGCGACATCATCGCCGAACGTGAAGGCGTCGAGGGTGCGGGCGTAGCGGAGGCAGAGGAGCGAGCCCGCAGCGACCACGCTCGCCGAGAGCGCCGCGTCGTCCCAGCGCACCCCTTCCAGCGAGCCGAGCAGCCAGAACATCACCCCGCGTGTCTCGTCCGAGTCGGCGAAGGCGAAGATGATCAGCGAGGTCAGGGCCGAGAACAGCTGAGTGCTGGCCACGCCCGCGAGCACGACGCGGTCGTTTCCACCGCCGGACAGACGGGCGAGC
The sequence above is a segment of the Microbacterium sp. Root553 genome. Coding sequences within it:
- a CDS encoding proline dehydrogenase family protein, with product MTVAADTTAPLATPRTEDVAALVQRWLAESETHPVEPAAQRLSEVLKDPNGLAFTVGFVDGVMRPEDLSVAGRALADLSEITPSLLPGYLRAAIKAGGFWAPKLPGVVVPISRRVLRAMVGHLVLDATPSKLGPAIARLRKSGNRLNLNLLGEAVLGEREAGRRLQGTYDFLARKDVDYVSIKVSSVVSQLSMWSFDEAVADVVTKLTPLYELAAASEASGPSSRSGTTKFINLDMEEFRDLDLTIAAFTAILDQPGLENLEAGIVLQAYLPDALGAMQQLQEWAAARRAKGGAPIKVRVVKGANLAMEEVDSAVHGWPLATYGTKQDSDTNYKRVLDWSMTPERMDAVRIGVAGHNLFDIAYTWLLAQERGVTHAVEYEMLLGMATGQAEAVRKDVGRLLLYTPVVNPAEFDVAIAYLVRRLEENASPENFMSAVFELASDPTLLARERERFERSLAGLEADRSVPSSHRVQNRADESTARADAVTTGFANQADSDPAIAANRAWGREILQRSVDSTLGLDAIARARVETADALDGVFAAASAAAATWAALPAAERAAVLHRAGDELAARRGQLIEIMAHEAGKTIAEADPEVSEAIDFAHYYAERALELEAVTGAEFVPSKITVVTPPWNFPVAIPAGGVLAGLASGSGVVIKPAKLTQRCGAVMVEALWAAGVPRDLLALVDLANRDLGTRLVASPEVDRVILTGAYETAQLFRSFRSDLPLLAETSGKNAIIVTPSADLDLAAADVARSAFGHAGQKCSAASLAILVGSVADSRRFERQLVDAVTSMRVGLPDDPATQMGPIIEPANGKLLTALTTLEKGERWLVEPKKLDDEGMQWTPGVKIGVAPGSTTHLTEFFGPVLGIMRAKDLDEAIRLQNAVDYGLTAGIHSLDSDEVATWLDRVEAGNLYVNRGITGAIVQRQPFGGWKRSAVGAGAKAGGPNYLFGLGDWRPAELPAAAAGAALTPVVDSVLTAAASDLDAVEIEWLHRAAAADEQAWTSEFGIVSDKSGLGVERNVFRYRPVAADVRIGEAAPLVDGLRVIVAALRSGSPFTVSASALPSRVEKALRAHGVTVKHEKDAAWVARFAKAAAKAEHSWQRVRLVGGDASALFEALGGTPDVAVWSHAVTGAGRVEMLPFLHEQAVSITNHRFGNPTTLSDGLI
- a CDS encoding FecCD family ABC transporter permease, with product MGRARGRALTPTARKAPPEDSSREASPRPLRTHRLGTSSALVVAGLLLLVVSVGVAITLGPADILGVNVRDIVSNHLGLTDIPVKASKDAIVWEERLPRALVAAACGAGLGLCGVIMQSLLRNPLADPFILGISSGASTGAVAIGILGLGGATIGLSGGAFVGALVAFGLVLLLARLSGGGNDRVVLAGVASTQLFSALTSLIIFAFADSDETRGVMFWLLGSLEGVRWDDAALSASVVAAGSLLCLRYARTLDAFTFGDDVAASLGIHVARTRAVLLVTTALITATLVSIAGAIGFVGLVLPHAARLVAGARHSRLIPATAIIGAVFMVWVDAGARVAFSPTPLPVGVGTALVGVPVFIALLARRRRRA
- a CDS encoding ABC transporter ATP-binding protein, yielding MTLRAENVSWNRGGTLVVDGVTLHPEPGQTVGLLGPNGSGKSSLLRLLHGLVRPTSGLVTLDGADLAQVPRRRVARSVASVTQHADTDVDITVRDVARLGRIPHRSPLGGATSADEAAVDRALAHVGLLRQADRLWHTLSGGERQRAQIARALAQEPRELLLDEPTNHLDIRHQLELLDLVCALPMTTVIALHDLNLAAMYCDVIVVLREGRVVAAGTPTEVLTAELIRTVYEVTAEVALDEGGRPAITYRRRG